AAAGGAATTTCCACTTTCGGGAAAAGAAATGTTAGAAAAGCAATTACGTACGACCCGAGTGCTCGACGCATTCCATGCGCTGCAACCATTATCTTAATCCCATGTCAAGGTTGCACATAATTTGTGTGCTTAATTCGGGTAATCGCTCATTAATGAGAATCACATCATCCGCCTTTTCAAAGTAATTACATcaaattactttaattatgCATATGCTTCATCCTAAACGACACAAAACAAGAACGGAATATCCCAATTGCCAACAACCTGTTTCTCATTAAGGAAGATCTCCAAACACACGTTTGATACCGTCAAAGGGCTATGGTATGTCATGAGTCTTCTTTCAATAAAGAACGTGCAAGTGAAACAAAGATTTCCGTATACACCCAAATGTTCTCAATCCTGATCTTCCAACGTCTGTCATATAAACCCCATCggatcaaattaaatcacgaaaaagataataaataaataaataaaatacgttACACGATATCTCTTCATCTGACATATAAAACTATCTCTCTTGCCACGTGGAAAGTTGAGAGACGGGCGGGAGAGACCCACTAGCTGGGGGAGCCGGTCTCCGTCTCTCAAATGAGAGACCCATTGGGGGGCTGCCGTGTGCAAGCCGTGGGCCCCACACGGCGAGTGCaatctcctttttcttttttcttttaaaaattcaaatgtgAGAGCCTGCCATAGACTAAATAATAGAGATTATGGTATAGTggtgaatttatatttttgttgaaTGTGTAGTGATTATGTGACAGTGAAAGATCCACTTCAGAGACTCAAATTAGAGATTATGGGTGAAGATAGTCTAATAACCAAGTTGGATTCCTAACCACCAACATGACCTTCTCTGGCTGTGGTTTGTTCGTTGCTGTACTACCGACAACTGCAGCGCGTTCGGGTTCGAACCCGGCGAGGTGCTTTGATCTACGCTGCGTTTCATGATTCCTATTTTGCCCCTTTGGCAAACGAACGCATTTACTAGTTAGTTTGACGTGCTCAGGGTTGAGTGGAGTTCGTAATTAATTACGTATATGAATGCGTGTTGTGTGGTATTAATGGTGGCCTCTTCAATTTCCCCTCTGCAAGAACAACTTAAGACAGCTTTGTCGCCATTAAAGGCTACGTCGACTCCCATACCAACCACCATGAAACCGAACTTGCGATCAGTTCATCAGTTgtttatcaatttatttattttattttccctaTCTCGGAATAAATTTCAAGATGACCCTTTCAATTAATTGCAATTACACCAAAGAGAAAAAAGGTCCTCAAAATTCTCTCCTTGAGTATTTTCTCTTTCGTTTTATAATTAATGTAATTGATTCAGTTCGTTATAGGGAATTTATATAGTCCCCCCCCCCGGTCAGACCGTAATTGGCTCGCTCTGAATCGTTATCAATATGCGACCCTCCATTTTAAATGTTGATCCAATAGTTCAAATTCGGTTAGGAACTGATATTAAATAACCGGATAACTATTGCTGTGGTATATCCTACATTTCACCAAAGCCTATAGAGAATCAGTTGTTACGTGTTTCAGATATCATATATTATCTAATTAAATGTGGACATCTTTAATATGTTAGGTTATGAAAAAATGTAACTAGTTTATAATGaaatgtgcttaaaaattCTCATAATACTCGCGTTATGTTTATGCAGTTAAAAATCCTCATTTAATACCCTGCAATATATAAATACCATCGAATAGCGGTGTAGTTACAAGTCAAGAATCATAACGGCATGCAAGTTGGATTGGTTATGAATTGAACTGACCTGctcaattttaataattcaataGTTTTGTTATTAGACAGTGAACGGCGAGCACCAGCCGGGCATTTCCTTTAAAAATTCTCATAATACTCGCGTTATGTTTATGCAGTTAAAAATCCTCATTTAATACCCTGCAATATATAAATACCATCGAATAGCGGTGTAGTTACAAGTCAAGAATCATATCGGCATGCAAGTTGGATTGGTTATGAATTGAACTGACCTGctcaattttaataattcaataGTTTTGTTATTAGACAGTGAACGGCGAGCACCAGCCGGGCATTtcctttaaaagaaaaatatattaataagatAACTTGGTATCGAGTTCAGGTGATCGTTATTATTTTCTAGGTGTGTTGTGGGTTTAACTAAACATAAAATTTCTGATAATAACGCGGTCAATAGTGGCCGTTTGTCTTCATCTTTCTATaggtatatatgtatatatatgtaagtaTATATTGCCAGTTAATCGGTAACCTATCTCTTAGAATGAAatgaacttttaaaaataaaatattagatAAGAAATCCACAAGAAATTCATTGAAACTTGTGATGCTATCTTTAGTGTGCAACAAAACCCACCGAAATTAacttcactctttttttttttctaagacttgattaattttatttataccAAAAAGAATTTAGTTTCATTTCacctaaaaaatatatatgcattacaCACACAAGAAAAAGGACGATCGAGGAATCGGGAAATTCGTAAGAGCTTTTGTCCATTTGTATaatcttatttttcaaattagatCTTAAATAGACTCCTTCCCCGAATTTTGTTTTTGTGAAAtccttaaaataatttttaatttagacTTTTgagtataattttattttaaaatcccataaagtaaaaaaaagaaaaagaaaattaccctttaaaagaaagaatacttaggttgtatttgtttgaacttaaaatttcaatacTTAATTTAACTATTAGCATTTAAGAACTTACTAGAATAAATGCTTAAGTAATTAAGTAAAACTTATTTGTTGAAATAAGTAggcaaaaatttaaattctttgataatatatttatgtgataGTCCAATATTTTGCTTATTTCTTTTGACATAATACTTTGATATtgtatatacttttttataattttcttaaaaataaacaattacTATTAACAAAAGGACTCAGATCAAAGATATGATTATAGAGGGAGGAAGGTGGCCATGGGGGCTTGGCAACAGAGCCCCGACCGCTTTGATTTCTCCCCTCTCCACCGCCCCCAGTCATCGGTCGCCCTCCAACCCCAACCCAACCCCCACTCCCCTGCCCCgacactctctctcttccctggCCTGAGTTGTGACCGAATGGgacttgcaattttttttcttaaaaaaaaagtttaggtGCCCCGCTACAAACTCTAGATAAAAAAAGATGTGATTAACtcaatgattaaataaaaaacaacTAGGTTTTTAGTTACTCAATAATTCAGAGATTTTTTACTTGTTTTCAACATGAATCAAATTAAGAGTCCGTTTGGGAGTGCTTTTGATATTTGAAAACAGAGTTTTGTCAACCCCAGACCGTGTTTGCCTCATAAATTTTGGTTGTTTGGGAGTGCTTATACATGAGTGTTTGATGCCACAATTCCCCTTTCACCATGAAAGCTGAAAGCAGGGGAGGGGATGCTTGTATAATTGCTTATCTCATCGCTAATTTCACTTCCTATAAATTTTCGAGATTGAcctcattctttttttaaattctagATTTATCCTCAACTATTATTAACCTTGACACTCTTTTCTCTTATCAATATTGTATCGGCCGTCACCGTTAGGCATACTCTCTCAAGCAATTTGCCCATCTCGAGTCCTTGACAAGTACGTCTCtatcttcttgatattttatgtgattattattgaaatcatctatgttaattttgttaaaattTCATCATCAATGGGTCAGGCTTGTGAATCGGCAATCAGCAACCTATAGCTCTCTTTAGGATTGTATGTGAAAAAATGCATTTACTATGTGGATTACCTCTTTTAGCCTAGAATTTTAGTCTTTGGCCCATGATCATTGTATATTTGCACGGAGGCTGGGCTAATTAGTTGGATGTTGGCACTATGATGATCTTCCTTCTCCTCTTGTGCCTATCTTAAGCCGTGTAATGGGAGAACTCTATGCAGTATGCACaatgatatttttaataattcaagCTCTATTTTCctgcaaaaggaaaaaaaaaatcatcagtGGGTCTTTTAATCAATGCTAGAGGGTTCCATGCATGATTCGCTTTGatgcatttatttttatcatcaaAGCTAGTTATgaagataattatttttaacacTTTCGTGGTGATATAAAGCTTCAGCATACTTTAACCTACTGAAATTGCCTAAGCCATATACATTGCTCACATTCAAAATCTCATGTACTTGCAGATAATTTATCTGTTTCGACAGAAAGATTAAACAAGATTTATGTGAACTTGGACATACCAGAAGCGACTGAGCTCCGACACATTTCAAGTttgtatttataaatatatatgtatataaaatataatatcgtGTTCTTATATGTTTTATAGCTAGTAGTCTATAATCATTATGCATTAATATGTTGCAGGGTTCGCAAGGGGCACATGACATTGGAAAAATTGATCTAGCACAAGCTTCTGCCACTCCAAAATTGGAGGATGTCAAGGCTATTTCTGAGATTCTGGATATAGCAAGATCGAGGAATAATATGGTAAATATTTGACCGACCAAGAAATTTTGAACTGACTCATTCCCTGAAGAAATGATCAGTCCAGTTAACAGTCGTTTCTTTTCGACGTACAGAAAGCAATAGTTCATTGCGCTGCAACTATCAATGATATCTTGCTGGAAAATGATTGGTACTATACCTCATGCACCCACTGCAAGAGGAAGGTTGACAAAACAGCGAGAAATTTTTGCTGTGTTGTTTCCGGTTCAACAATATTTGTGTTGTTTAATGAAGTGACGGAGCAACTGACTGATGCAAAAGCGAGCCATCTCAGTGCACCTATTGAAAGAGAACGTGCGTTTGTAACATCATGTGTGAATATTTCATCTTCATAtagtatttattaatttaaataaactCATTACTGTGCTAAAATCATTTGCTGAAGGGAGATGTTAACAAATTCGACTTGCCTCCAGAACTCATTAAAATCTTTGGCTTTCCTCGTATCTTCCAAATCAGGATGAGTTCTTTTCTTGAAAGTCGTGGAAGCAGGTTTTTTAAgcaagagaatttgaaaactGACAGCCAGATGAGGGTGAAaatatcaatataaaataGTTACTGTACCTGTATAACACAAACATTGACAGTTTGGTTTCGTTCATGCTGGAACCCGGTGGAGAAAAATTCCAAGTTTCTTCAAGAAAAGCTGTGAAGATTGAGAACCCTCCATTTATTAGTTCTAATGAGAAGACCCCGAAAAAATCAACCAAAAAAGCAACCGCCATTAATGCACCTGATTTGCCATATAAGAGGAGGAAGTTAAGGTAGAGTTCATCAAATAGGAAACAAAAGTTACATACAATGTAAAAATATTCTCATTGAAATGATGCTGCTTCTGTTTTTCAGGTCATACGATGATGAAGATTCGGAGCACTCACAAGAAGAAACGTCCTCCGGTGTTGGAGACGATTGAAGAAGCTGCATTAGGATCTTATATTGAATGACATATATTTACTcataataatatttctatcTTAGTCCATATCTAGACATTTAGATTCATGGAATGACCTCTTGTGTTGGAAAAATTTGTCGTTAGCTACTTCAAGGATAGTGGATACTACCCCGTAATTTCCAAATCGTTCTTTCGTATTGTCTTATTATTATGTTGGCCTATTTCGTAGCCATGAAGCtcagtttcttttttaaaatcatttaTTTACTTACAGAAGATGAACAACGTTAACCAAAAAATTGCCGGATGTTTCAGCCGCCACAGAACTAATCCAACACAGACAACAATCGGATAAAATCCTACGTCATAAATCCCAATCATTTAAAAACATTCGCTAATCTGCAAACATCTCATCATCATCCCTCTAGCATTCACTATAAGAAATCGAATCCACAGTAACACGGTGCAAAAACCAATCATCAGCATTCACAGCTTAATTCAGATTAACAGCAAGTGGCAAGCTGAGCACCTTTCGGAGCTGATTGTACCTGACATCGTCCCGGTGCTTGGATCAGCTccatatcatatataatacTTATCTCAATTACCAAGATTTGTCTTGGTATTAtggtataattaattaaattattgttatcATGGTTCGATACCTATCTCAATGAAAAAATCATCCCCCTCTTTTTAGAAAGTTCTCAGTGGCACTATCTCCGTCAAAGATTtcaactattaattaatttcctaatgaaacaaatatttcaactATCATTAATTCACTAATGAAATTAATACCAAAATCTATACTAATGTTCCCTAAATTGACCTTGAAGATATCAAAAGTCAACATAGAAATTATTAAGGAATGTACTAATTACCATTGAAAAAATAAGCTACAgctattaatttattataggTAATTGTGGAAATATTCTCCATCCCGCATGAAATGAAAAGCCACAAAATTATTAGTTGTTGTCATCCCTCTAATTCCATGAGATCAGTTCAGAATTTAAGAAGTTAAAAAGGACACTAGAATTCCTAATCTTAGAAGGTTAGTGACTTCGTGTTTCATATATTATGTCCTTATTATTTCGGATACTTTTTACTCTTACGCCCTGTTTTGTAATTAGATTTCCGTAAGTTTTATTTCTTCTAACTTATTTGCAGCTTCTATTGTTTTGTTCGCGGTGGTCCTGTGGCTGGTTCAATCACACTCGCGAAGGTGTTATATGACACCGACGAAGGGACTATTGTTGCCCATCTGCTTGCTCGACAATTGTAAGCCCTTCATTTAACTTCTCCAAGTTGGAGATGTAACAGTTCCTTCAATCTGTAGAGAAGGTGAAGACTTTCCCATTTGAACAAAAATACCAGAACACTACTTAGTGCAGCCAACAAATCATCCGGTAAAGCAGATTATCGACTGCACATATcagaatttttgaaatcacACTCGAGATGAAGAATTTCTAAGAGAAAGGGCAATTCTCACCCCCATTGAATGATATTGTAGATGAAATCAATGACATGGGACAAGCAGGGAATACAAAAGCTCAGATGAGATCGACAAGGCATCAGACAATGTTGCTGATCAAGAAATTTTGTATCCTATTGAATTTctaatgctgcgtttggtttgtaagtaacattttaaaatcaaattttgattttttaaaaaaatggtataaatggttatgtatgagGCCCACCATTtgctttgtatgagttatgtgattttgattttgaaaaatagtggtataaatggggcccactctttgactttgtatgagttattttattttattgtacgtagaaatttgttttgttgtgggtataattaagttaaagtaagattttaaaatgcaACTTTGAATCCAAAATGAGCTAAATACTCTTAATCTCCCGAAAATCCCAAATCAATGTCTGCAACTAAAAGAAGGAATGCCAGTGATGCTTCTCTGGAACATCAACCCTGCATTAGGAATGTGTAATGGAACAAGACTCATCATCATGCAGTTAGGGGCTTGGATAATCGAAGCAAAGATAATTACAAGAACCATTGTTGACGCAAAAGAACTCATCCCATGAATAGTTTTGACAGCAAAGAACTTCGAGTGGCCTTTTGTTTTGCAGAGGAAACAATTCCCAATAAGGTTTGCTATGCAATgactataaataaaaattaagatcAGTCTTTGAATTTGTTGGATTGTATTCGCCAAAACCTGTATTTTCTCATGGACAATTGTATGTTGCATTGTCAAGGGTAACCTCCCctcaaatattcaaaatacTCATCGTGGAGACTGACGAGAAATATGCAAGCTACACTAAGAATATTGTGTACAGCGAAGTATTATCTCAACTCCCACAACTTCATCGTAATTAATGTTATTTTGTATTACAGCAATAAATATGAACTTTCTCTATGCTGTATATTTCTTCTACTCTTTATATGACCTAATCCCACCAACACCGAGTACTGaacttttatattaaattctttgacCAAAAACTTTAGAGAAGTCGAACATGAACATAAAATATACCCCTTGCACGGGCAAGATAACTAGtaactagtatatataaacttgatgACGGGACAATAAATAGAGTCAAAACGGTGAATGTTGCAATATCATAGGGATAGAAAAGTCAATCTATATCTAAGTGCTTctgattaatttgtaattcttGTTCAATTCCCATTTAGATACTATAGGTAAGTAATTCTAAGCAatgattaatttgtaattcttAATCAATTCCcttttaatctatatattttctatatatatatatatataaagtt
Above is a window of Punica granatum isolate Tunisia-2019 chromosome 7, ASM765513v2, whole genome shotgun sequence DNA encoding:
- the LOC116213660 gene encoding uncharacterized protein LOC116213660, translating into MGELYAGSQGAHDIGKIDLAQASATPKLEDVKAISEILDIARSRNNMKAIVHCAATINDILLENDWYYTSCTHCKRKVDKTARNFCCVVSGSTIFVLFNEVTEQLTDAKASHLSAPIERERAFGDVNKFDLPPELIKIFGFPRIFQIRMSSFLESRGSSLVSFMLEPGGEKFQVSSRKAVKIENPPFISSNEKTPKKSTKKATAINAPDLPYKRRKLRSYDDEDSEHSQEETSSGVGDD